The following DNA comes from Miscanthus floridulus cultivar M001 chromosome 5, ASM1932011v1, whole genome shotgun sequence.
ATGACAATACTGCCAACACATAAATAAATATAACGCATGCCGTAAGATTCAGAAGATGACATGAGTATATGAGTGCAAAACTATAAGATGACAAGGCCAGTACGACGTGGTATAGATGACTGTGTTGCATTATTGCACTTCCTAAAGCAGGATATCCTACGCGGACAAAAGCGGGGTATTtcgacaaaaaatagaaaaaacggAAACAATTGATAAAACAACTATATTCAGCCTGTTTGGCTTGGCTTATACGATTATATACGATCGTTGATTATaaactggaacaatatttttctctcacatcaaaccagccaaatcagacagcagtaaataatccacgatcgtttacgacgaaacaaaCAAGCTGATTGTTTCCACCCATTTTCAGATTTACCAAAAACAGAAAAAACAGAAACGCTCAGAATGACTGCCAATAAGAATTTGAGTAGGTTAAATATAGAAATCGAAACAGAACGGGGATTTTCCCCTACCGTTTTCACCCCTAAATAGTACTAGTAAGACTTATCTAAATACCAGATTTGGTAGATGCAAAGCTAAACATGGCATAGGTAAGTGAAGTGTGTAAGCGTTTAAATTAAGTTAGATAGGCAAAAGACATAGTATCCACTATCCATTAGTATAAAATTTGATTTTAGGAGACATATATTTTTAGAGGTGAACATGAAAAAAATATCGTTTCTGTTAATCggtctgttcgttggttggtttctgggctgataagcccggctggtgctggtttgttgtaagaggaaaacactgttgactgactgataaaccatgactgaaaccaacgagcgaacatgCTGAATATCTAGAGACCCCAATCCGGGTGGGTGGAATGGGTTGGTTGCAGGACCAGGAGTTTTTGAACTTTTTCTAGAAAAACTCCCCCTCAATCCGGGTATCCTTTTCAATAGCTATTGCAATAGTATTGTGAGCTTTTAGAATTTTAACATCTTGAATATATTGATCGGATTGacttatataaataaaaaattcaaacaatCATAAATAAAGTACCCATGTCATGTTTTTTAATGTTGAATTAGGGCATCACAATTTATCAAATTACATTTTCACAACATATTGAATTTAGTCTCTAGAATGGATGAGTGCGGTGCGGATGCAAGAAAGAATGATGAACCATAATGCATGTATTTTTATATGTAAAAATAAGGAAGGGATTTAAATAAATATGCTAAATATAGATGAAGTCCAAGAAAATAGAAGATTTttcaaaattcatgaaaatgaaAAAAGAGGCAAATATAAAATTCTACGATCCCTCCTTCGTCCCAATCTACCAACATGGGACCCACATTTCACCCAGGGCCCCGTGCTCAGGCCACAGCTTACCCCTTCTGCCGCCCCTACTACTACTTTGGCGCCAAGGATTCGAGTTTTTGCCGCCAAAACCCGCCGCTTCTTCTCCCCCTCCCTTCCTCTCCGTCTCACACCCCCACTCAGATGCGGACGACCCTAGACTAGCGCGCGCGCGGACCCAGCCAACATGCCGGGCCATCCAACCCCTGCCGCCGCGCGCCTCGGCGGCGTCACATCCCGCCGCCACGCGGAGCTGCTCCTCCACAGCGGCGTCGACGGCGTCTCTGTCAAggacctccgcctccgccgcgtcGTCCCGCCCGCCGCCGGCTCCCTCGACCGCTCCCCCGAGTGCGTCGCACCCGTCAAGCCCGGATCCGTCGACAGCACGCCTCCGGAGGccgtgtcggctgctgctgcggcggcggcggccggggacCTTGACCGGAAGTTGGTAAGTCGGGCGTTCGTTTCTTGATTTATCtggtgcttgcttgcattgccttTTCTGTGGTTTCAGCATCTGATATCTGGATTGGTTCCCCGCTGGATCAGGTGCCCCCGCGGTCCAAGCTCGTCCGCGACCCGCGCTCGTTTGGGTACCGGCGCCTGCTGCCTTTCCTGAACGAGATTACGAAGAACGGTAACATCCTCCCCGTCTCCTCCTAGATTCGTCTTCGTCTGGTCCGGCTCGCATTCCTGTGCTTACGCTGTCTCCCTGCACGCCCGTGTCCTGGTGGTTCAGATAGCTCCATTGGCAAGGAGGTGCTCCCGCAAGATACGGCTGCGCACTCAAAGGATGGGCTCGGCGGATCTGATTCTCGGTTGGCTGATGAATCTATGGGAGTTAGCCACTGCGAACCTGAAGCCATGGATTCCGTGGAGACGATGGTGGTGAACACTGGAGAAGACACCGATGTGAAGGATACCTGCAACAATGTCACGGAAGAGATCAAGATTGCCCCCCATGACCTAACCAACAAGCCGGTGAGTTTTATATTGGAGCATCTCCGGCTCCGTGCCCATATTTTCTACTAACTGCTTTTGGCAGCAGGATATGGTTTTGCGTGTGTTTTTTGCTGCTACTCAGATTTGTTATTCACGTATAATCTTGTGAACTGTATAGGAGGATTAAAATCTTGGGGGATGACCAAAAGTCCAAAACCTTGTAAATTAGTTTCTTCTGTTATGAAATTGGGGTTTGTCTGCTATGGGAAAAGGCATTTCTGTGAACATATTTTCAGATTGCTCCAGATTCATTTATGAAATTAACGGAGAATATATGTTCTTATGTGTTTCAGTTGCTTGCCCGATGCACAAGGTCGAGGTTTGTTCATCATCCAAGCTCGTTCAGCTACAAGCGGATGCTGCCATTTCTCATGGAGAATGGTAAGATACCTGCTCGGGGTTCAATTGATGGTGATTAAGTGGTACCTCGTTTAGATTTCGTTTGCCTCACTGTGTGCTGTTGCCTTGCTGTTTCAGAAATCTCTGCTCAAGAAAGTGACAGGGTCAAAATCCGAAAAGTTGCAGAGGAAAAGAAGCCAGCATCAAATGAGAATGATGCCTCAGCCAGTGGGCAGCAGTGCCTTGTTGTCTCTGATGACTCTTCTCAGGAATGCAACAGAGCTCAAGCTGAAATAATGGAAGAAGAAAAGCCACCAAAAGCAGATGTGAATCATGTTCTTGATGACAGACAGCTTCAGCCTCCTGTTATAGAGGCGTCTCCTCCTGATTGCAGTGCAGTTGAAGTGCAAGATGTCATGCAGCAAGAAGCTTTAGCTTCAAGCCAAGGCCCCCTAACTAATTTTGAGGGTGAGTTAACATCAGATGGGGACAATGTCCAGGCCATTGGACAACAATCAGAAGAGTCTCCAGAGGAATGCAAAAGAGATGAAGTCAAAAGAAGCAGACACGATGAAGCAGTAAAATCAGATGGGGGCTATGCTCTGGATAGCAGAGAATTTCAGCTGGTTGCATCAGAAGTCTCTTCAGAAAACAGCATGGCTGAAGTGCAAGGGGCTGCACAAGGAGAACTGTTACCTTTAGATGGAGTTGAGGAAAATTCAGACAAGGATGACTATGTTTCCAAAGAGCAGGTTCAGCTCTGTGTCACAAATGAATCCTTGGCTGCACAGCTGCAAGATAATGGTGAATTCGCTGAAGTACCGCAGTGCCAAAACTTGGACTCAGGATGTCATGATGTTGGATTTGGTAGCCCTACCAAGAGATTGATACCATTGTTGCATTGGCATTGTGCACAACAACCTCAGGGTTTTGTGGTTTCTCTTGATGATCAGCTTCTTGACGATGACATACAAATGATCTGCAGACCTTCTGATCCCTCTGCTGTTGACAGATCCTTATCAATGGAGGAAATGTCTGGATGTATTCCATTCACTCAATCACCATCAAGCAAAGCAGGCATATCACGGCCAAGTGGTGCCCATTCAATGGGAAAAAGAGTTCTGTCTCCTAAGAAGCTTTCTCCAAAGAAAGGAATACTCAAGAGGAGTACAAGGGGGTGTAAGGGTATCTGCATGTGCTTGGACTGCTGTACATTTCGTCTACATGCTGACCGAGCTTTTGAGTTCTCTAGGAAGCAGATGAAAGAAGCAGATGATATAATAAGTAACTTACTGAAGGAGGTGGCCAGTCTTAGGAGTCTGTTGGAGAAGCCTGCTGGCCAAGTATAAATCCGTGCATTTCAGATTTTGTTTCTTTTTCCTTAtcatgaagtttttctgcagttAGGAATGCTATATCCACTCTTCACTAGTATGACGAGTTTTACATTGACTTGTGGTGATCATCAAATCTGAATACTTTGTTAGGATCAAGACCTATATCTCCTAGGATATGTTATATTAGAATTTTGTTAGGCTTTCAGGAATACTTTTTCATGATAACCCCACAACACTAGGTTTGTCTTCTGTGCCTATTGAGTTTCTTGCTAACATGGTTGTTATCATAATTTTGGGCAGCATGGTTGTAAAATATGTCTGATCTATGTGTTTGGCAACCATACAAATGCAAGGATGCATTCCATGCCAGAATGTTTAGCCAGAACTGATCCAACCATTGTGATCATAAACTGTCATTTATGAATGGAACTAAACTTTTTTTTTGTTGATCACTGATGACATGTAGACATTGTTAAAATCCATATCAACCTTACTCTAGCTGAATAGCTTATACAACAAGGTTATTTCTACCTTGTAAAACCTATGGCTTAGCTGCAATATTTATGTCTTATACATTTGTGGTTTGTGTTAATTCATGCATGATGTGGGTTATCCTAGGGGGAAAATGGTAATTGTTTGTTGTTGAACTATTTCCATATTGAGAAAGATCTGTTACATGTGACAATTGAGAGTGAACTTGGACTCGTTACATGGAAACTTATGCTGTCAAGTGACTAAAAGGGTTATAGCTTTGGACTGTCCTCAGCCCGAGCTTCCCATCTCCTTTACATTATTGATTGGCTCTTTTAGTGTTTGAAATTCGCTTTGAATATGCTTGCTAACTGCACAGCAGTTTTGTATTCACCAAAGTTTACAAAATCCTCAATTCTTATCGTCGTTGGAAATTGCAGCAGGAATCAACACAAGCGGCTTGCAGACAGGCCTCTCGGGTGGAGGAGGTGGCCAGAAACCGTTGCCAGCAGATGTTCGTGGATCTAAATTCCCACTGCAGAATCCCTGTGAGTAGTTACTGTGCCCTGAAACCTTTGAATTACCTAGTTTTGCTTGACCTGACCGGGCAGGCAAATGAGAGCTGATCCATGGAAGCTAACCTGTTGTTTGAACTCAGGGACCAAGGGTTAGATTCACCGAATACGTCGAGGAAAAGAGGGCCTCATCATCTCCACGCAGGAGCAGCCGGAGGTGACTGAATTTCAGAAGGTGGTGGTGACCTGACCTGCTGGCCTAGGCATCGTGTTGCTGAATTGTTCAGTGCATAATTTATGCTGCTTGGTGAACCTTGTGCATGCTTCAATCTCCGGTCTTTCGAATGCAGTGTGATGTGCTATGGACAGTGATGGTTGAGTGGTTGTCCTAGGCACAGATGGAAGactgaaatgaaatgaaatgtgGCTGGAGTTTTTGCGAACTGGAACATGTCTGTTTGCAAACTTTTAGTGGTGAAATGGTGGGTGCCTTGGTTGTAAGGACGCCGGCTTGTGTTGATGTTTGTACCAAGTACTATGTGTTAGACTATAGGATCACGCATAGATCTAGTCGGGTGCTTGCTGTTGAATAGGTAGCATGTCCTATTGCATGTTCTAGACAGAGATTAGAGGGAGGAGTGGAGGACTAGctaagatggtggactagaggggggtaatAGTCCTTTCCAAAATTAATTGCggcggctaaccgaaacaagtgcggaattataactatcggtctagccaagactacacccctctatctatgttctctagcaccttcaaagatactaatcagcaacaaaggtgccggatagctaagctcacctaaccaattctaggagcaaggtcacacaaacctatgccactagtactttaagcaacaagggagctcctacacatgctagtaagcaaaagcacaagccaactaagctcactagcaatgctcaataacaaggcaaccaatgccaaattagagagcgcaattacttagctacacaaactaagcaatgtgactaacaaggttacacaaaccaaattagccacgcaagggagctacttctatgctacacaagcaagaaggtaactagcaagctacacaagctaactaattacaaagcaacaacacaagctcaatgtatatgaaagtaatcgcaagcttgtgtaacggatgcaaaccaacgggaagaacaaggttgacacgatgatttttctccgaggttcacgtgtttgccaacacgctagtccccgttgtgtcgaccgctcacttggtggttcggcggctaattggcatcacgccaagcccgcacgtcggcgccgcaagaacctaccccgaagtgagggtagctcaatgacactttactaaagttgctcttcgcggctcccggggcgagcacaatgcccctcacaaagcacttctccggagcgccgcacaagcttcttgggcttcgacggagaccaccaccaagccgtctaggaggtggcaacctccaagagtaacaagcaccaccggcttgcaactcgatcacctagtgccactcgatgcaacctcacgatgcaatcgcactagaatcgctcactcacacaatcggatgatcactatcaagtatgtgtgagatggagggctcccaagcactaccacacaagccaccaaggctctagtgtgctgtctcggccaaaggccgaccacttctatttatagccccatgggctaaactagccgttaccccttcactgggtttttcgggtcgaccggacgcagcaccggacgctgcacgaCGCACCGatcgaataccggacgtgtcggtCGCTatacggacgtgtccggtagctgccagaccgccacgtgtccacgttgcctccaacggctctctgacaagacgacCGGATGCTCAcacgaaacgaccggacgctcagccgctgatccggtcgagtccagtaagcctccagggccgaccggacgcgtcttagaactgaccggacgctgagcctcagcgtccggtcgagtacagtaagcacccacggacgaccggacgtccggtcacaccggaccggacgctgccagtgtccgatcaactgtCTCACCGAACACtgttttgctgattcacaccggacgcgtccggtcgcactgcgTCAGTCCTAagccaataccggacgtgtccgtcaccataccggacgcgtccggtcactctgaccagcgcgactaactctttTCACTtcacttcttcacccttgctcaaatgtgccaaccaccaagtgtatcatgtgcacatgtgttagcatattttcaaaacattttcaagggtgttagccactcaacttgccacgccactcgatcctagcgacgatgcaaagttagatcactcgagtggcactagatgaccgatatgcaaacaagtttgcccctcttgatagtacggccatctatcctaaacccggtcataaacttctctacacacctatgaccggtgaaatgaaatgccctaggttatacctttgccttgcgcattccattccatctcctccaatgtcgatgcaacacatgcaccaacatgatcaacaatgatatgatccacttcatatcatcacatgatcatattggttcatcgatcttgacttcacttgctttcaccgttgccttcgtccatcggcgccaagtcttgctcaagcttcaccgccacacggtccatcgctccaaagcctcgacttgcccttcacgcttgcaaccggtccatcaagccaagtcttgtcttgatcttctccaccttgatcacatgactcaatgtcatgtctcatgtgcaatgagctccttcatcatcacatgtgtgagctttgcaacatctccaagccattttcaccttcatggcatatgttgctcacacacatgtacatgtggactaatcaccgtgtatctcacataaacacaatgaGTCCACCTAGTGTGGCACTCCATGaccaaaccacacaaggaccttgcAATCGCCAGCCTTTTgggattgatgacaactctacaaaagaTATGGAAAATTAAGCTCTTTGGGagtcatgttgcttgcccaagcaattgttaccatgtgaaaatgatttttgaCAAAtgaccacaaacccgaaatggtagtattgagctccccctacatatttGCTAGAGTGTTTgagtttgaagctcgcacatatgcatagattaaaaatgtgggagagtaattactacaaatgatgctaaggtgtatagaataaacctttgaagtgtgtacCAAtcgagttgcacctttaagttcatccttagcaccatggttagctagatatcacttggcaataaaaacactagataccttgtgagatcaacattaaaagcaaggtactagcattacttgaaaaacataccaagtgtctagctatcatcctatgcatgctagttatcaaatcatcattcaagttctacaactagcatacaccacacaagcatgcatattgaattttgaaagcttatgcaatgcaagcaagcacatgaatatgcacatatcaaatgcaatcaatcaaatttcatgagcttgctccccctacttgtgtgcttctcttgtccaagaaattttgatccttctcttttctctaatgttgctccctctttgtccatgtccatgtccaacctctatttcttttatatctcatctctccccttgtacaatcttaatctctcccccattcaatcaagctttcatatctttgtacaatctctccccctttgtcatcaatttccataaaaggtgtgcttctcattgatgcaaaggtatgtattttgggggtagatggttgaggcttgaatcttgtattttttatggacaaTCACTTGTTTGTTGGAGTGACACCACTGTTAGAtacacttgtaacttgtaccacttgtatcttgtgtagggcttcttaaaATACACATAAtgaggatctttgatcttgatatcaatttatgGGACactctccccctatgtgatagcatgggtcatccatttgatacacttgagctcttgtaggtgagggatgcattcttcatttgatgatcacttaaagttgaggatcacttgtggaaccatcatcttgcatgattgatacttaTGTATAGATatgataccacttgtatgaagtgaataccatttgaaagaatcttctagtatggaaccacttgtttgatttatcaataaagaccatttcttgaacatttgctatcttcatgagtaccacttgtaggatatcacttgtgagttgatctagacattatttgtagattcttgataaaatacttgagtctagataccacttgaaacatacaaacttgatattcatttgcattgttgtcttgtgcttgtacttttatcactatcatgagcttctatgaatGACTTga
Coding sequences within:
- the LOC136451844 gene encoding uncharacterized protein isoform X1 — translated: MPGHPTPAAARLGGVTSRRHAELLLHSGVDGVSVKDLRLRRVVPPAAGSLDRSPECVAPVKPGSVDSTPPEAVSAAAAAAAAGDLDRKLVPPRSKLVRDPRSFGYRRLLPFLNEITKNDSSIGKEVLPQDTAAHSKDGLGGSDSRLADESMGVSHCEPEAMDSVETMVVNTGEDTDVKDTCNNVTEEIKIAPHDLTNKPLLARCTRSRFVHHPSSFSYKRMLPFLMENEISAQESDRVKIRKVAEEKKPASNENDASASGQQCLVVSDDSSQECNRAQAEIMEEEKPPKADVNHVLDDRQLQPPVIEASPPDCSAVEVQDVMQQEALASSQGPLTNFEGELTSDGDNVQAIGQQSEESPEECKRDEVKRSRHDEAVKSDGGYALDSREFQLVASEVSSENSMAEVQGAAQGELLPLDGVEENSDKDDYVSKEQVQLCVTNESLAAQLQDNGEFAEVPQCQNLDSGCHDVGFGSPTKRLIPLLHWHCAQQPQGFVVSLDDQLLDDDIQMICRPSDPSAVDRSLSMEEMSGCIPFTQSPSSKAGISRPSGAHSMGKRVLSPKKLSPKKGILKRSTRGCKGICMCLDCCTFRLHADRAFEFSRKQMKEADDIISNLLKEVASLRSLLEKPAGQQESTQAACRQASRVEEVARNRCQQMFVDLNSHCRIPGPRVRFTEYVEEKRASSSPRRSSRR
- the LOC136451844 gene encoding uncharacterized protein isoform X2, whose protein sequence is MPGHPTPAAARLGGVTSRRHAELLLHSGVDGVSVKDLRLRRVVPPAAGSLDRSPECVAPVKPGSVDSTPPEAVSAAAAAAAAGDLDRKLVPPRSKLVRDPRSFGYRRLLPFLNEITKNDSSIGKEVLPQDTAAHSKDGLGGSDSRLADESMGVSHCEPEAMDSVETMVVNTGEDTDVKDTCNNVTEEIKIAPHDLTNKPLLARCTRSRFVHHPSSFSYKRMLPFLMENEISAQESDRVKIRKVAEEKKPASNENDASASGQQCLVVSDDSSQECNRAQAEIMEEEKPPKADVNHVLDDRQLQPPVIEASPPDCSAVEVQDVMQQEALASSQGPLTNFEGELTSDGDNVQAIGQQSEESPEECKRDEVKRSRHDEAVKSDGGYALDSREFQLVASEVSSENSMAEVQGAAQGELLPLDGVEENSDKDDYVSKEQVQLCVTNESLAAQLQDNGEFAEVPQCQNLDSGCHDVGFGSPTKRLIPLLHWHCAQQPQGFVVSLDDQLLDDDIQMICRPSDPSAVDRSLSMEEMSGCIPFTQSPSSKAGISRPSGAHSMGKRVLSPKKLSPKKGILKRSTRGCKGICMCLDCCTFRLHADRAFEFSRKQMKEADDIISNLLKEVASLRSLLEKPAGQESTQAACRQASRVEEVARNRCQQMFVDLNSHCRIPGPRVRFTEYVEEKRASSSPRRSSRR